The Acidobacteriota bacterium genome includes a window with the following:
- a CDS encoding MBL fold metallo-hydrolase has protein sequence MLLETRAVAPFFKNGFLLGCETTREAVVIDPGDEAQELINLIDLGRLSVRYILLTHAHMDHVSGVARLKAATGAPIGLHRDDLFLYDSAVQQGLMFGYKVEPPPKPDFFYQVGVPLMFGNYQVHVHHTPGHSPGGVALQVGATGTAGSEIFVGDTLFAGSIGRTDLPGGDTQMLINSIRTVLFGFGDAAVVYPGHGPQTTIGDERRSNPFLQD, from the coding sequence ATGCTCCTCGAAACCCGCGCCGTCGCTCCGTTCTTCAAGAATGGCTTCCTGCTTGGCTGCGAGACCACTCGCGAGGCCGTCGTCATCGACCCCGGCGACGAGGCGCAGGAGCTCATCAACCTCATCGACCTCGGTCGGCTGAGCGTCCGATACATCCTGCTGACGCACGCCCACATGGATCACGTGAGCGGCGTCGCCAGGTTGAAGGCGGCTACCGGTGCGCCCATCGGACTTCATCGCGACGACCTGTTCCTCTACGACAGCGCCGTCCAGCAGGGGCTGATGTTTGGCTACAAGGTCGAGCCTCCTCCAAAGCCGGACTTCTTCTATCAGGTCGGCGTGCCGCTGATGTTTGGCAACTACCAGGTGCACGTGCACCACACGCCAGGCCACAGCCCGGGCGGCGTGGCCCTGCAGGTTGGCGCCACCGGCACGGCCGGCAGCGAGATCTTTGTTGGCGACACGCTGTTTGCGGGGTCGATCGGCCGGACCGATCTGCCGGGCGGCGACACGCAGATGCTTATCAACTCGATTCGGACGGTGCTCTTTGGCTTCGGGGATGCCGCCGTCGTCTACCCGGGTCACGGGCCGCAGACGACGATCGGCGACGAGAGGCGGAGCAACCCGTTTCTTCAGGACTGA
- a CDS encoding FHA domain-containing protein, with amino-acid sequence MWILRAPGVDPENALTFRLMPGHIKTAGRSSRSDFVIDAPLVSRLHCRFTVSAEGTVEVRDLDSTNGTWVNGERVQQATLAEGAVLKIGRAELMLERDHPITQS; translated from the coding sequence ATGTGGATACTGCGCGCCCCGGGCGTTGATCCCGAGAACGCTTTGACGTTCCGGCTGATGCCGGGCCACATCAAGACGGCCGGCCGATCGTCGCGGTCGGACTTCGTCATCGATGCGCCGCTTGTGTCGAGGCTGCACTGCCGGTTCACGGTGTCGGCCGAGGGCACAGTCGAGGTGCGGGATCTCGACAGCACCAACGGCACGTGGGTCAATGGCGAGCGGGTGCAGCAAGCGACGCTCGCCGAGGGTGCGGTGTTGAAGATCGGGCGCGCCGAACTGATGCTCGAGCGCGACCATCCGATCACTCAGTCCTGA
- a CDS encoding alpha/beta fold hydrolase has protein sequence MLSLVMARFHSILAAVLILGTASQAPAQPPPAPGQATPANFTVFLSGAAIGSEQVTVTASAEGWTIRATGRLGVPISLSTARFELRYDRDWKPLSLEIDATLRGQPLVLKTAFANGKATSSIIQGGQESQKTDVVAADTVVLPNMAFGAFEALALRLASVSSGSQIKAYIAPQVEIVIRLNSIVDERIQTTARMIAAKRYNLAMVNPNSTLAAEVWVDESSRLVRFRVPSQGLDVVRDDIAAVSSRVERMARQTDEQARIQASGFTLAATVSKPATTGTGAAILWPAVILVPGSGPGDRDETVAGVSIFAQLANAIADAGFLVIRFDKRGVGQSGGRDESATIVDFSDDVRAVVKYLEKRKDVDPKRIALIGHSEGGFVSMLAASEEKKKIAALALIATSGTTGADLVLEQQRHTLDGMNLPDDEKQRRVDLQKRIQAAVISGNGWEAIPPAYKRQADTAWFRSFLTFDPARIMRKVAQPTLILQGDRDRQVTAQHGQLLVGMAKARKNDPGSELSVVEGINHLLVPAVTGEVDEYSSLQDRTVSPKLIGTLVGWLKDKLHVDTARPGR, from the coding sequence ATGCTCAGTCTCGTTATGGCTCGATTCCATTCTATCCTTGCCGCAGTCCTCATCCTAGGAACCGCGTCACAGGCGCCAGCACAGCCTCCCCCGGCACCCGGGCAGGCAACGCCCGCCAACTTCACGGTCTTCCTGTCGGGTGCGGCGATAGGCTCCGAGCAGGTCACCGTCACGGCATCGGCAGAAGGGTGGACAATCCGGGCCACGGGCCGGCTTGGCGTGCCGATCAGCCTGTCGACCGCCCGTTTCGAACTCCGCTACGACCGCGACTGGAAGCCCCTCTCTCTCGAAATTGACGCGACGTTGCGCGGGCAGCCGCTGGTGCTCAAGACGGCGTTCGCGAACGGGAAGGCCACGAGCAGCATCATCCAGGGCGGTCAGGAATCACAGAAGACCGATGTCGTGGCGGCCGACACGGTCGTGCTGCCGAACATGGCTTTCGGCGCGTTCGAAGCGCTTGCGCTGCGACTGGCGTCGGTCAGTTCCGGAAGCCAGATCAAGGCCTACATTGCGCCGCAGGTTGAAATTGTCATCCGCCTCAACAGCATCGTCGACGAACGCATTCAGACGACGGCGCGGATGATTGCCGCGAAGCGGTATAACCTCGCGATGGTCAACCCCAACTCGACGTTGGCGGCTGAGGTATGGGTGGACGAAAGCAGCAGGTTGGTTCGCTTCCGCGTGCCGTCCCAGGGGCTCGACGTGGTCCGCGACGATATCGCGGCGGTGTCGTCGCGCGTCGAGCGGATGGCGCGACAGACAGACGAGCAGGCGCGGATCCAGGCCAGCGGCTTCACGCTCGCCGCAACCGTCTCCAAGCCGGCCACGACGGGAACCGGCGCTGCCATCCTGTGGCCGGCGGTGATCCTGGTGCCGGGATCCGGTCCGGGTGATCGCGACGAAACCGTCGCCGGGGTGTCCATCTTCGCGCAGCTGGCCAATGCGATTGCCGACGCCGGCTTCCTGGTGATTCGTTTCGACAAGCGCGGTGTCGGGCAGAGTGGCGGCCGCGACGAATCGGCGACCATCGTCGACTTCTCAGACGATGTGCGCGCAGTCGTGAAGTACCTGGAAAAGCGAAAGGACGTTGATCCCAAACGCATCGCGCTCATCGGCCATAGCGAGGGCGGATTTGTCAGTATGCTGGCGGCATCCGAGGAGAAGAAGAAGATTGCTGCGCTCGCGCTCATCGCCACGTCGGGCACGACCGGCGCCGACCTTGTGCTCGAGCAACAGCGTCACACGCTCGATGGGATGAACCTGCCGGATGACGAGAAGCAGCGGAGAGTGGATCTACAGAAGAGGATCCAGGCGGCGGTCATCAGTGGCAACGGATGGGAGGCAATCCCACCGGCGTACAAGAGGCAGGCCGACACCGCGTGGTTCAGGAGTTTCCTGACGTTCGACCCGGCCAGGATCATGCGTAAGGTGGCGCAGCCGACGCTCATCCTGCAGGGCGATCGCGATCGGCAGGTGACTGCTCAGCACGGTCAACTGCTGGTCGGCATGGCCAAGGCACGCAAGAACGACCCGGGCTCGGAGCTTTCCGTGGTGGAAGGCATCAATCACCTGCTGGTGCCGGCTGTGACCGGGGAAGTGGACGAGTACTCGTCGCTACAGGACCGGACCGTCAGCCCCAAGCTCATCGGCACGCTGGTCGGCTGGCTGAAGGACAAGCTGCATGTGGATACTGCGCGCCCCGGGCGTTGA
- a CDS encoding (deoxy)nucleoside triphosphate pyrophosphohydrolase, translated as MRMSDRRHVLVTAAVIERDGAFLMTRRLEGTHLAGHWEFPGGKCHQNETLEASLIREIKEELDAEIDVGVELLATTHEYPERTVELRFFRCELRSDPRPVLGQKIRWVSRSELGSFPLPPADYELVRRLIAGKI; from the coding sequence ATGAGAATGAGCGATCGGCGGCACGTGCTCGTCACGGCGGCAGTCATCGAGCGAGACGGGGCGTTCCTGATGACGCGCCGGCTCGAGGGCACGCATCTGGCCGGACATTGGGAGTTTCCGGGCGGCAAGTGCCACCAGAACGAGACGCTCGAGGCCAGTTTGATCCGGGAGATCAAGGAGGAACTCGATGCTGAAATAGATGTAGGCGTCGAGCTTCTCGCCACCACACACGAGTACCCGGAACGCACGGTTGAGTTGCGCTTCTTCCGGTGTGAGTTGAGAAGCGACCCGCGGCCGGTCCTTGGACAGAAGATACGCTGGGTGTCGCGCTCGGAACTCGGCAGCTTTCCACTCCCGCCGGCCGACTACGAACTGGTGCGGAGACTCATCGCCGGAAAGATCTAG
- a CDS encoding A/G-specific adenine glycosylase codes for MPKRTTLPSRPQAGRLPEPGLRQKFRRELLDWYDRNGRDLPWRETDDPYHILVSEVMLQQTQVDRVLPKYEEWLEKYPSFDALAATPEDEVVKTWYPLGYNIRPRRLHAIAREAVVNYGGELPSDPATLLSFKGIGPYTAGAVLSFAFKQRAAILDTNIARVLFRIFVSRGDSTTHRIKKHLWSLADITMPHKRVFDFNQALMDFGAMVCVARKPKCSECTMSSMCRSYPFSPARDARAKMRLK; via the coding sequence ATGCCCAAGAGAACCACGCTCCCGTCACGCCCTCAGGCCGGCCGGCTGCCAGAACCCGGCCTGCGGCAGAAGTTCCGGCGAGAACTGCTGGACTGGTACGACCGGAACGGCCGCGACCTGCCCTGGCGCGAGACCGACGATCCCTACCACATCCTGGTGTCGGAGGTGATGCTCCAGCAGACGCAGGTCGACCGCGTCTTGCCAAAGTACGAGGAGTGGCTCGAGAAGTACCCGTCGTTTGACGCGCTGGCCGCGACGCCGGAAGACGAGGTGGTCAAGACGTGGTACCCGTTGGGCTACAACATCCGCCCGCGTCGCCTGCACGCCATCGCCCGCGAGGCCGTTGTGAACTATGGCGGCGAGCTGCCGTCCGACCCCGCGACGCTGCTGTCGTTCAAGGGTATCGGTCCCTACACAGCCGGAGCCGTGCTGAGCTTTGCGTTCAAACAGCGGGCCGCGATTCTCGACACCAATATCGCACGGGTCCTGTTCAGAATCTTCGTAAGCCGCGGCGATTCCACAACGCACCGGATAAAGAAACACCTTTGGTCGCTCGCCGACATCACGATGCCCCACAAACGCGTCTTTGATTTCAACCAGGCGCTCATGGACTTCGGCGCGATGGTGTGTGTCGCGCGGAAGCCAAAGTGCTCCGAGTGCACCATGTCGTCGATGTGCCGCTCATACCCGTTTAGCCCGGCGCGCGACGCGCGTGCGAAAATGAGACTGAAATGA
- a CDS encoding cob(I)yrinic acid a,c-diamide adenosyltransferase, with translation MKIYTRTGDTGTTSLFDGTRIAKSDPRVDAYGEVDEANAVLGLARASGLDSDLDDMLVQIQRDLFALGSRLADPTERIAGRVEKAAVGQQDVARLEGWIDQLEEELTPLRRFILPGGAMTGAALHLARTVFRRAERRMVALGVLEPTLLAYANRLSDLLFVMARAANRRAGMPEVEW, from the coding sequence ATGAAGATCTACACTCGAACTGGCGATACGGGAACCACAAGTCTTTTCGACGGCACCCGAATTGCGAAATCCGACCCGCGTGTGGACGCCTATGGCGAAGTCGACGAAGCCAACGCCGTGCTCGGTCTAGCGCGGGCTTCTGGCCTCGACTCGGACCTCGACGACATGCTGGTTCAGATCCAGCGCGATCTGTTTGCGCTCGGATCCCGGCTGGCGGATCCGACCGAGCGCATTGCCGGGCGTGTGGAAAAGGCCGCGGTCGGACAGCAGGACGTGGCGCGGCTCGAGGGCTGGATCGACCAACTCGAGGAGGAACTCACGCCGCTTCGTCGCTTCATCCTTCCTGGAGGCGCCATGACCGGTGCCGCGCTCCACCTCGCGCGGACGGTCTTTCGCCGCGCCGAACGTCGCATGGTGGCGCTTGGTGTTCTGGAACCCACGCTTCTGGCCTACGCCAATCGTCTCTCCGATCTGCTCTTTGTCATGGCCCGGGCCGCGAACCGCCGGGCTGGCATGCCCGAGGTCGAGTGGTGA
- the hpnC gene encoding squalene synthase HpnC: protein MNVGEAYTICQRLARTHYENFPVASYLLPRPMRPHIAAIYAFARTADDFADEGVLAADERLARLDDWLLRLRSSATRDVHDGTSEADAIFVALANTIRERALPVGLFEDLLSAFRQDVTTTRYESWPDVLDYCRRSANPVGRLVLRVAGHDNEDLDRASDAVCTALQLTNFWQDVARDWRKGRLYVPLSDMRSFGALAKDLERQCFTVNWRSVLSLMADRTRALYDDGRRVCDGVTGRFRFELRMTWLGGRRILDALERDSFDVFTKRPTLGPSDIPALAWGAFTWRASHPGN from the coding sequence GTGAACGTCGGCGAGGCCTACACGATCTGCCAGCGCCTCGCCCGCACGCATTACGAGAACTTCCCGGTGGCGTCGTACCTGCTGCCGCGTCCGATGCGCCCGCATATCGCGGCAATCTACGCCTTCGCCCGCACGGCGGACGACTTCGCCGATGAAGGCGTGCTAGCCGCCGATGAGCGCCTGGCGCGTCTCGACGATTGGCTCCTGCGGCTCAGGTCATCCGCCACTCGGGATGTGCACGACGGCACGTCGGAGGCTGATGCCATCTTCGTGGCGCTTGCCAACACGATTCGCGAGCGCGCACTGCCGGTCGGCCTGTTCGAAGATCTGTTGAGCGCGTTTCGCCAGGACGTGACGACGACCCGCTATGAGTCCTGGCCGGACGTGCTCGACTACTGTCGCCGGTCGGCCAATCCGGTCGGGCGACTCGTCCTCCGTGTTGCGGGCCACGACAACGAGGACCTCGATCGGGCGTCCGATGCGGTCTGCACTGCGTTGCAGCTCACCAACTTCTGGCAGGATGTCGCACGCGACTGGCGAAAGGGCCGGCTGTATGTGCCACTCTCCGACATGCGCTCATTCGGCGCGCTCGCGAAGGACCTCGAGAGGCAGTGTTTCACCGTGAACTGGCGCAGCGTGCTGTCGTTGATGGCCGACCGCACACGGGCGCTCTACGACGATGGCCGGCGCGTCTGCGATGGCGTCACCGGCCGTTTCCGCTTCGAACTGCGGATGACATGGCTCGGCGGCCGGCGCATTCTCGATGCGCTCGAACGCGACAGCTTCGATGTGTTCACAAAACGGCCCACGCTCGGGCCGAGCGACATCCCCGCGCTCGCGTGG